In Rhodothermales bacterium, one genomic interval encodes:
- a CDS encoding condensation domain-containing protein, with translation MSKLEDALKRLTPEQRALLERKIQEKRQVSSRTGTFIGRRANAAVFPLSPGQQRLLFQERLIPGTSMFNIIETMDLRGPLNVGALEQAIGAIVDRHSVLRSRFAWEKYKPFQWIEPAGAYSLPYLDLSDAPEHEAYEEALDLARLDYAQPFDLEHTPLLRCRLIKVAARRHVLTVTMHHAVSDGWSFNLFFNELSAAYAAVKAGEAIDLPALAIDYADFALWHAEWLLEEDAARQRAWWVDYLAGAPEPLQLPSDRQAAPTVSFAAASRNRIVPPALSDALRALSVREEVTPFVLFLTALKVALFRFTGQQDLMVCAPLSGRRREELEAVIGYFNNILPIRTRIDPADSFGAIAGRVARSVVDINDRQEIPFQQLVEIPSVRRVPLTRAFFTFQDGLSRGFSLPGIEARVVDTPTDSANFDFTLYVELSGNDVVLQADYRTELFSAAAIDRVLDNLMQVLSFMTKNFQRAVGALPAFDAPPALDGEGPTEEEAGDGVTGRASTRVAHVELVPGSLTQPLPGGDSIPRHIDARRPLDRKPAPVNEMEIVLTQIWEKALGINPIGPNENFFELGGHSLLAVSIFDEIQQRYPDASLPLAVMLQSPTIASLAARLRGEGETGWSPLVVIQAGRSTAPIFCIHGAGGNVLFYRDLAIHMGPDQAVFGLQSQGLDGEMPLLPSVEAMAARYLQEIVRVQPNGPYYLVGYCLGGTIALEIAQQLRARGQEADIVAMLETYNWIKAAPDTLVSRLRYTYEKFEFHLRNFLQLSGHERQLFLDEKKAELKRRRRVWMGALFGWMRPGKKSRKAGAVDNAVLARVWDANDRAAEAYRPSAPTRVASCTSGRARNTASTGPVRWCGMRSRGK, from the coding sequence ATGAGCAAGCTCGAAGACGCCCTCAAACGGCTCACGCCCGAACAACGAGCGCTCCTGGAACGCAAGATCCAGGAAAAACGACAGGTTTCTTCGAGGACGGGCACGTTCATCGGGCGCAGGGCCAATGCCGCCGTCTTCCCGCTCTCGCCGGGTCAGCAACGGCTGCTCTTCCAGGAGCGTCTGATCCCGGGCACCTCGATGTTCAACATCATCGAGACGATGGACCTGCGCGGGCCGCTCAACGTGGGGGCGCTCGAACAGGCGATCGGGGCCATCGTCGACCGTCACAGCGTGCTCCGCTCTCGCTTCGCCTGGGAGAAATACAAGCCCTTCCAGTGGATCGAACCCGCCGGCGCGTACTCGTTGCCCTATCTCGACCTCAGCGATGCCCCGGAACACGAGGCCTACGAGGAGGCTCTCGACCTCGCGCGTCTCGATTACGCGCAGCCGTTCGACCTCGAGCACACCCCCCTCCTCCGCTGCCGGCTCATCAAGGTTGCCGCCCGACGCCACGTCCTCACCGTCACCATGCACCACGCCGTCAGCGACGGCTGGTCCTTCAACCTTTTCTTTAACGAACTCAGCGCGGCCTACGCCGCGGTGAAAGCCGGTGAGGCGATCGACCTCCCGGCGCTCGCCATCGACTACGCCGACTTTGCCCTCTGGCATGCGGAGTGGCTGCTCGAGGAAGACGCGGCCCGGCAACGCGCCTGGTGGGTCGATTATCTCGCCGGCGCCCCCGAACCGCTCCAGCTGCCTTCGGACCGCCAGGCGGCTCCTACCGTGTCGTTCGCCGCCGCCAGCCGCAACCGGATCGTTCCGCCGGCCCTCAGCGATGCCCTCCGGGCGCTCAGCGTCCGCGAGGAGGTGACGCCGTTTGTGCTGTTTCTGACAGCCCTCAAGGTGGCCCTTTTTCGGTTCACGGGGCAGCAGGATCTCATGGTCTGCGCCCCGCTCTCCGGCCGCCGGCGCGAGGAGCTGGAGGCGGTCATCGGGTATTTCAACAACATCCTCCCCATCCGCACGCGGATCGACCCGGCCGATTCGTTCGGCGCCATCGCCGGCCGCGTAGCTCGCAGCGTGGTCGACATCAACGACCGCCAGGAGATCCCCTTCCAACAACTGGTCGAGATTCCATCCGTCCGCCGCGTGCCGCTCACGCGGGCCTTTTTCACCTTCCAGGATGGCCTCTCGCGCGGCTTCAGCCTCCCCGGCATCGAGGCCCGAGTGGTCGACACGCCCACCGATAGCGCCAATTTCGACTTCACGCTGTATGTCGAACTCAGTGGCAACGATGTCGTGCTCCAGGCCGATTACCGGACCGAGCTCTTCAGCGCCGCCGCGATCGATCGCGTGCTCGACAACCTCATGCAGGTCCTCTCCTTCATGACGAAGAATTTCCAGCGCGCGGTGGGCGCCCTGCCGGCTTTTGACGCGCCGCCGGCGCTCGATGGCGAGGGGCCGACCGAAGAAGAAGCCGGCGACGGCGTCACCGGCCGCGCCAGTACCCGCGTCGCCCACGTAGAACTCGTCCCCGGCTCACTCACCCAGCCTCTCCCCGGCGGCGACTCCATCCCCCGCCACATCGACGCGCGCCGGCCCCTCGACCGTAAACCCGCGCCAGTTAATGAGATGGAGATCGTACTCACCCAGATCTGGGAGAAGGCCCTGGGCATCAACCCCATCGGGCCGAACGAGAACTTCTTCGAACTGGGCGGCCATTCGTTGCTTGCGGTGTCGATCTTCGACGAGATCCAGCAGCGATATCCGGATGCGAGTCTCCCGCTGGCCGTCATGCTCCAGTCGCCTACCATCGCCAGCCTCGCCGCACGGCTGCGGGGTGAGGGCGAAACGGGCTGGTCGCCGCTGGTCGTCATCCAGGCCGGCCGCTCCACGGCGCCGATCTTCTGCATCCACGGCGCCGGCGGCAACGTCCTTTTTTACCGCGATCTGGCCATCCACATGGGGCCAGATCAGGCCGTCTTCGGTCTCCAGTCCCAGGGGCTCGACGGCGAAATGCCGCTCCTACCGAGTGTCGAGGCGATGGCCGCACGCTACCTCCAGGAGATCGTGCGCGTCCAGCCGAACGGACCGTATTACCTCGTCGGATACTGCCTCGGCGGCACCATCGCCCTCGAAATCGCCCAGCAACTCCGCGCCCGCGGTCAGGAGGCGGACATCGTGGCGATGCTCGAAACGTACAACTGGATCAAAGCCGCACCTGATACGCTCGTGTCGCGCCTCCGCTACACGTACGAGAAATTCGAATTCCACCTGCGCAACTTCCTCCAGCTCTCCGGCCACGAGCGACAGCTGTTCCTGGATGAGAAAAAGGCCGAGCTCAAGCGCCGCCGGCGGGTCTGGATGGGTGCGTTATTCGGATGGATGCGCCCCGGCAAAAAATCCCGTAAGGCCGGCGCCGTCGACAATGCCGTGCTCGCGCGGGTCTGGGATGCCAACGACCGCGCCGCCGAAGCCTACCGCCCCAGCGCGCCTACCCGGGTCGCCTCATGCACTTCCGGGCGTGCAAGGAATACAGCGTCAACCGGCCCAGTGAGATGGTGTGGTATGCGATCGCGCGGGAAGTAG